One Hemitrygon akajei chromosome 11, sHemAka1.3, whole genome shotgun sequence DNA segment encodes these proteins:
- the prr35 gene encoding uncharacterized protein prr35: MSKDEITCKINAVCKHKERKPKKPHYIPRPWGKPYNYKCFQCPFTCMEKSHLYNHMKYSLCKNSLSLLIETDWPYKKNNILNPDLHFLQSTAERGRTGKHKEELESSDSISIAGDTSIKVGDRWDSCKASIELSADLTILEGSDKQTCSFREREKLGFAAEQKAVEDYKKAQDPRCLPNTDIQSPSRSKMAKLSKKAESDFIITDVFSLKDSVVKNKILPAAGLEAKLKQYKLPKNYVSSSNGILMEQWRLVTSGQRKNTADISPPCTDTNVIPCCPPPAYSDYQEPQGLNLSVLEVNYPMNHNLFSYLSPGITSSGTTPAQMAQLPFLTSSAQLVHPRSGHMQPAHLPGRPPVPSRFFYPLLFEQTLNSAENRPTTGNNDQEPTNPITPNILAPRMLDIPNKAYLHKVPILRPRVSKPGQVEGNLADSSYKSFSSHDAEQKYSAQSRESTTITPKNAFMYKSPICVDSKGDEDMSNKLRAIKNQETAVPVSTSASESSVRFVENKVHLSPENPSKSTLLLGCLSAESLKQPHNSSTRYIESISSPYRKILPQWSSEPEEVKKENTRSSPEFRRLSPAASSPGINSLGNSGKNSDCLQIYKEKNGPMVLINDLCKVIHEYQDVEEQLCFVDSEDTPGQKQLRGQLTKIRKELFQIRQALEKTSKQHEGPLDLSVKKSLDGIVRNHKNIGYSEDTFDDCDMQHKNLERVEQMDSKCIENTINKVTASQNSFANTENRSLDLCVKVHKFEGLRTFSERSAGTPNKAEMIKMTSPQQPRSSLMETTFINRATKCEADSSVPLTVDGKFSLQPSHLLPVAEENCTKNETLKRPLAGENQNEGEKLCMLSPLVAERLGSIKQNRII, translated from the exons ATGTCCAAAGACGAAATAACTTGCAAGATTAATGCAGTTTGTAAGCATAAGGAGCGCAAGCCAAAGAAGCCGCATTACATTCCCCGACCATGGGGAAAACCGTACAACTACAAGTGctttcaatgtccttttacctgCATGGAGAAATCACACCTTTACAACCACATGAAGTACAGCTTGTGTAAAAATTCCCTTTCACTGCTAATAGAGACTGATTGGCCCTACAAGAAGAACAACATtctcaatcctgacctccactTTCTGCAAAGTACTGCAGAGCGAGGTCGAACTGGAAAACATAAAGAAGAATTGGAAAGCAGTGATAGTATTTCGATTGCAGGCGATACTTCAATCAAAGTAGGTGACAGATGGGACTCGTGCAAAGCCAGCATTGAATTAAGTGCAGATCTGACCATTTTAGAAGGATCTGATAAACAGACATGTTCTTTTCGAGAGCGAGAGAAACTGGGCTTTGCTGCTGAACAGAAAGCAGTAGAGGATTACAAAAAAGCACAGGATCCAAGGTGTTTACCTAACACTGACATACAATCTCCCTCAAGAAGCAAAATGGCAAAACTGAGCAAAAAAGCTGAGAGTGATTTCATTATAACTGATGTATTTTCCCTGAAGGACTCAGTGGTGAAGAATAAGATTTTACCAGCTGCAGGACTGGAAGCCAAGCTGAAACAGTACAAGCTTCCTAAGAACTATGTGAGCAGCAGTAATGGAATTCTcatggagcagtggaggctagtCACATCTGGGCAGAGAAAAAACACAGCTGACATTTCCCCACCATGTACTGATACAAATGTAATTCCATGCTGTCCACCACCAGCATATAGTGACTACCAAGAGCCGCAGGGACTGAATCTCTCGGTGCTGGAGGTTAATTACCCCATGAACCACAATCTGTTCTCCTATTTGAGTCCTGGGATCACTTCCAGTGGaacaacacctgcacaaatggCTCAGCTGCCTTTTCTGACCTCATCGGCTCAGTTAGTTCACCCACGATCTGGGCATATGCAACCTGCACATCTTCCAGGAAGACCTCCAGTTCCATCCAGATTCTTCTATCCCCTGCTATTTGAGCAGACACTCAACTCAGCAGAGAACAGACCAACAACTGGCAACAATGATCAGGAGCCAACAAATCCAATTACTCCCAATATCCTTGCACCAAGAATGCTAGATATCCCAAATAAAGCATATTTGCATAAGGTTCCTATCCTAAGGCCTCGTGTAagtaaacctggtcaggtggaaGGGAATCTAGCTGACTCCAGTTACAAGTCTTTTTCATCACATGATGCTGAACAGAAATATTCAGCACAAAGCAGGGAAAGTACCACAATAACTCCTAAAAATGCATTTATGTACAAGTCACCAATTTGCGTGGACTCAAAAGGTGATGAAGATATGTCCAATAAGCTTCGAGCCATAAAAAACCAAGAGACTGCTGTGCCCGTTTCTACAAGTGCAAGTGAAAGTTCAGTGAGATTTGTCGAAAATAAAGTACATTTGTCACCAGAAAACCCAAGCAAGTCAACATTACTGCTAGGTTGTCTTTCTGCAGAAAGCTTGAAGCAACCTCACAACAG TTCAACACGTTACATTGAGAGCATTTCTTCACCTTACCGAAAGATACTTCCCCAATGGAGCTCAGAACCTGAGGAAGTGAAGAAAGAAAACACAAGAAGTAGCCCAGAGTTTAGACGATTGTCCCCAGCTGCATCTTCCCCTGGAATTAACAGCCTTGGCAATTCTGGTAAAAACTCAGACTGCCTTCAGATTTACAAAGAAAAGAATGGCCCAATGGTGTTGATAAATGATCTCTGTAAAGTGATTCATGAATATCAAGATGTTGAAGAAcaactttgctttgtggatagTGAAGATACACCTGGGCAGAAACAATTAAGAGGGCAACTAACTAAGATTAGGAAGGAATTGTTCCAAATTCGTCAGGCATTGGAAAAGACATCCAAACAACATGAAGGACCCTTGGACCTTTCAGTCAAAAAGTCATTAGATGGGATTGTGAGGAATCATAAGAACATTGGCTACTCAGAAGATACATTTGATGATTGCGACATGCAGCACAAAAACTTGGAAAGAGTGGAGCAAATGGATAGCAAGTGTATTGAAAACACAATCAATAAGGTGACGGCATCACAAAACTCTTTTGCCAACACTGAAAATAGGTCGTTAGATTTATGTGTGAAAGTGCACAAGTTCGAAGGGCTGAGAACTTTTTCAGAAAGGAGCGCAGGTACACCTAACAAGGCAGAGATGATTAAAATGACCAGTCCTCAGCAACCAAGAAGCAGTTTAATGGAGACAACATTTATAAACAGAGCAACAAAATGTGAAGCGGACTCCAGTGTACCTCTTACTGTTGACGGAAAATTCAGCTTACAGCCTAGTCATCTGCTTCCGGTAGCCGAGGAGAACTGCACCAAGAATGAGACCTTGAAAAGGCCACTAGCAGGTGAAAATCAGAATGAGGGGGAAAAGTTGTGCATGCTCAGCCCTTTGGTGGCAGAAAGGTTAGGATCAATAAAACAGAATAGGATCATATAA